The genomic window GCTGTCCGCGCGGTTGCAGCAGACCGAGGGTACCCTGGCCGAAACCCGTTCCCAGCTGGAGACCACGCGGAAGACCCTGGCGGAGCGGGAGGCACGGATTACCGAGCTGGAAAACCAGCGGGGTGAGCTGGATCAGAAGGCCCGCGAGCTGACGCTGGCGTTGACCAACCTGACCCAGCAAATTGCCGAGGTCCAGGCCAGGCTGGCGGCGGCCGAAGGGGACAAGGCGTTTCTGGAACAGGAGTTGAAGCGGCTTTTGGCTGAGAAGGCCGAACTGGAGCGCCAGTTCAATGATCTGGAAACACTGCGCGCCCAAGTGGCCAAGCTGAAAGAAGAACTCAACCTGGCCCGCCGCTTGGAGTGGATCCGGCGTGGCCTGCTGGGTTCCGGCACCGAAGTGCGCGGAGCGACGCTGCTCATGCGCGGTCCGGCCCGACCGGCCTCTCCGCCGGCCGGGAACTATGATTTGAACGTGGAAGTCAGCGCCGACGGCACGGTGCGGGTGATCCCGCCTCTCACCAACGCGCCGGCCACCAATGCACCGGCGCGTTAACGGTCCGGCCTGACGGCTCTGGTGTGGCGGGCACGGCCGCGCCGTGCGGGGCGGGAAATCGCGCGAGGAGGTTCGTCCATGCCGACGTACGAGTACATTTGCGAAAAGTGCGGTCATCAGTTCGAAACGTTCCAGTCCATCACGGAACCGCCCCTGACGGTCTGTCCCCGGGAGCTTTGCGGTCAGAAACGCTGGGGCAAGGGCCGCGTCAAACGGGCCATCAGCGGTGGGGCGGGCTTGCTCTTCAAGGGGAGCGGTTTTTACATCACCGATTATCGCAGCGAAAGTTACAAGCAGGCAGCCAAACGCGAAGCCGCGGTTGCCTCCGGCGGTAACGGCAAGGATGGAGGCAGCTCCGGCAAGGGCGGCTCGGGCAAAAGCGGCAGCTCCGGCTCGGGCAACGGTTCCTCCTGAGCCCGGCCCCTACCGGCGCCGGTCGATGACCCGCGGATTCGGCATGGGCCGGCGTGCCGGCGCCTTCGTATGGGGCACGCTGATTGGGTTGGTCGGCTGGACCGCGCTTCAGGCGGCCGCCCCGACCCCCCAGGTGCTTGTCAGCCAGTCCGGTCAGTTCCGTGTCAGCCGGCCCTTCACGGCTCGATTGCCGGCTGACCTGGAGATGGTCTCCACCAACGCCGCTTTTTTGCGTGTGGACCCGGCACTGCTGGTGGTGACCTGTGAACGCACCCGACAACGGCTGACCCAGGAACTGGGCGGGCTGCCCCCCGGGCGGGACCGCATTCTCATTGCGGTGATTCCGGCAAAAACACCCACGGATGCACTGACGCTCATGGCCGAGCGGCAGCCGGGGGGCTGGACCTATCGAATGGCCGTGCCCGAGGTGGTGCAGCGCCAGCGCCTGTTGGAAGGTCTGGTGGGGGTGATCCTCCTGGAGGTTGCCAACCAGTCGGCCGGGGAAATGTCCACCGACCTGCCCGCATGGCTGGTGGCCGGGTGGGCGGGGCGGCTGCGGGCGTTGGCGGGCGAGGAATTGTTGTTTGCTCCGCCCCGGGCGGGCGGGCCGGTGGCGGTTCAGCGCACCGTGGTGGAGCGTCGCCAGTACGACCCTTTACAGGAGGTCCGTCCCGTGTTGGAGCGCGAAGGTGCGTTGACCTGGCAACAGCTTTGCTGGCCGGGTGGACCCGACAGTCCCGGGCCCGAGAGCGAGTCGTTTCGCGCCAGCGCTCAGCTGCTGGTTCATGAGCTGCTGCGATTGCCGTCCGGTCGGGCCGCCATGGTCGCGTTCATCACTGGTCGG from Limisphaera ngatamarikiensis includes these protein-coding regions:
- a CDS encoding FmdB family zinc ribbon protein — its product is MPTYEYICEKCGHQFETFQSITEPPLTVCPRELCGQKRWGKGRVKRAISGGAGLLFKGSGFYITDYRSESYKQAAKREAAVASGGNGKDGGSSGKGGSGKSGSSGSGNGSS